From the genome of Gilliamella sp. wkB7, one region includes:
- a CDS encoding DMT family transporter, which produces MNSYLLLFLAIICEVIATSSLKLSNGFTHLVFSIITIIGYSASFYVLSLALKTIPVGIAYAIWSGIGIVLISLIAWIFMKQTLDLAALIGMGFIMFGVVIINLFSKVAAH; this is translated from the coding sequence ATGAATTCATATCTTCTTCTTTTTCTAGCTATTATTTGTGAAGTGATTGCAACTTCTTCATTAAAGTTATCCAATGGCTTTACTCATTTGGTTTTTTCAATCATTACTATCATTGGATACAGTGCTTCTTTTTATGTACTTTCTTTAGCATTAAAAACTATTCCTGTCGGAATTGCTTATGCGATCTGGTCTGGCATAGGAATTGTTCTTATTAGTTTAATTGCTTGGATTTTTATGAAACAGACTTTAGATCTTGCTGCTTTAATAGGTATGGGATTTATTATGTTTGGCGTTGTCATCATTAATCTCTTTTCGAAAGTAGCAGCGCATTAG
- a CDS encoding OmpW/AlkL family protein — protein sequence MKISSVAMLISMGLASSMAYAHQANEIIVRGGPVYVHPKDKSDHVKVGGAKSDLKAKADNDTQLGLNFQYMITDNIGIELLGATPFSHQVKLGGGNSTGLAGAHLGKIKHLPPTLSAVWYPLDSKFEFQPYVGVGVNYTFFFDEKLSGQAKKAGFHGLDLDSSWGLAAQIGADYSINENWLINAQVRYIDIETKATTHLGNTKVTAKYKLDPWVAMFGVGYKF from the coding sequence ATGAAAATATCCTCGGTTGCAATGCTCATTTCAATGGGATTAGCAAGTTCAATGGCTTATGCACATCAAGCGAATGAAATAATAGTCCGTGGTGGGCCTGTCTATGTTCATCCAAAAGATAAAAGTGATCATGTGAAAGTGGGTGGGGCAAAAAGTGATTTAAAAGCCAAAGCCGATAATGACACTCAACTTGGTTTAAATTTTCAATATATGATTACGGATAATATCGGTATTGAACTGTTAGGAGCAACACCATTTAGCCATCAAGTTAAACTCGGCGGCGGTAATTCAACTGGCTTGGCTGGCGCTCACCTTGGTAAAATTAAACACTTACCACCTACATTAAGTGCTGTTTGGTACCCTCTTGATTCGAAATTTGAATTTCAACCGTATGTGGGTGTTGGGGTAAACTATACTTTCTTCTTTGATGAAAAACTCAGCGGACAAGCTAAAAAAGCAGGATTCCATGGTTTAGACCTTGATAGCTCTTGGGGCTTAGCGGCACAAATTGGTGCAGACTATTCTATTAATGAAAATTGGCTCATTAATGCACAAGTACGTTATATTGATATTGAAACTAAAGCAACAACGCATTTAGGAAATACTAAAGTAACAGCTAAATATAAATTAGACCCATGGGTTGCAATGTTTGGTGTAGGTTATAAATTTTAG
- a CDS encoding valine--tRNA ligase: MKNTTYNPQEIEQPIYKHWEESGYFKPNGDKSQPSYCIAIPPPNVTGSLHMGHAFQQTIMDALIRYHRMQGNNTLWQSGTDHAGIATQMVVERKIAAEENKTRHDYGREAFIDKIWQWKAESGGSITKQMRRLGDSVDWDRERFTMDEGLSNAVKEVFVRLYQEDLIYRGKRLVNWDPKLRTAISDLEVENREVKGSMWYLRYPLADGAKTAEGKDYLVVATTRPETLLGDTGIAVNPEDPRYKDLVGKYVILPFVNRRIPIIGDEHADMTKGTGCVKITPAHDFNDYEVGRRHQLPMINIFTFDGDIRTQAEVFDTNGEACTLYATEIPAEFQNLERFAARKAIVAQCEALDILEKIEPHDLTIPYGDRGGVVIEPMLTDQWYVCAKVLAEPAIDAVKNGDIQFVPKQYENMYFSWMNDIQDWCISRQLWWGHRIPAWYDNQGNVYVGRNEAEVRRENNLADDIELSQDEDVLDTWFSSALWTFSTLGWPENTDDLATFHPTNVLVTGFDIIFFWVARMIMMTMHFIKDEHGKPQVPFKTVYVTGLIRDEEGQKMSKSKGNVIDPLDMIDGISLADLLKKRTGNMMQPQLAEKIAKRTEKQFPNGIEAHGTDALRFTLAALASTGRDINWDLKRLEGYRNFCNKLWNASRYVLMNTEEHDCGFKGGDLDYSLSDKWILAEFNQTVKAYREAFDTYRFDLAANILYEFTWNQFCDWYLELTKSVLANGEQSAQRAARHTLVTVLEALLRLAHPIIPFITEAIWQNVKGLMHIKADTIMLQPMPAFDEKYINEEAVADINWIKDAVIAVRNIRAEMNIAPSKPLQLLIRQASPTVHRVVSDNITFIKTLARLSEIVLLDEGENGPLSVTKLVDGAELLIPMAGLINKEDELARLEKEIARIEGEIARIANKLSNASFVDKAPAAVVAKEKEKQQGYIDDKAKLQEQYVAIKNL; this comes from the coding sequence ATGAAAAATACGACTTATAATCCACAAGAAATTGAACAACCTATCTATAAACATTGGGAAGAAAGCGGTTATTTCAAACCCAATGGCGATAAATCGCAACCAAGTTACTGCATTGCCATTCCACCTCCGAATGTAACAGGAAGTTTACATATGGGGCATGCATTTCAACAAACCATCATGGATGCATTGATTCGTTATCATCGTATGCAGGGTAACAATACCCTTTGGCAATCAGGTACGGATCATGCTGGTATTGCTACTCAAATGGTTGTTGAACGTAAAATTGCCGCTGAGGAAAACAAAACTCGTCATGATTACGGTCGTGAAGCATTTATTGATAAAATTTGGCAATGGAAAGCAGAGTCAGGCGGTAGTATTACTAAACAAATGCGTCGATTAGGTGATTCTGTTGATTGGGATCGTGAACGATTTACTATGGACGAAGGTCTATCCAATGCCGTAAAAGAAGTGTTTGTAAGATTATATCAAGAAGATTTGATTTATCGTGGTAAACGTCTAGTAAACTGGGATCCTAAACTTCGTACCGCCATATCAGATCTTGAGGTCGAAAACCGAGAAGTCAAAGGCTCAATGTGGTATTTACGCTATCCACTTGCTGATGGAGCTAAAACAGCAGAAGGCAAAGATTATTTAGTTGTTGCCACAACTCGACCAGAAACACTATTAGGCGATACAGGTATTGCAGTTAATCCAGAGGATCCACGTTATAAAGATTTAGTTGGTAAATATGTCATATTACCATTTGTAAATCGTCGTATTCCGATTATTGGTGATGAACATGCCGATATGACTAAAGGTACTGGTTGCGTAAAAATCACTCCTGCCCATGATTTTAATGACTACGAAGTAGGGCGTCGTCACCAATTACCGATGATCAATATTTTCACTTTTGATGGTGATATTCGTACACAAGCGGAAGTATTTGATACCAATGGCGAAGCATGCACTCTTTATGCAACAGAAATTCCAGCAGAATTCCAAAATCTAGAACGCTTTGCAGCGCGTAAAGCCATTGTTGCTCAATGTGAAGCATTAGATATACTCGAAAAAATTGAGCCACATGATCTTACTATTCCTTATGGCGATCGTGGCGGAGTGGTTATTGAGCCTATGTTGACTGACCAATGGTATGTTTGTGCCAAAGTACTTGCTGAACCCGCTATTGATGCAGTAAAAAATGGTGACATCCAATTTGTACCAAAACAGTACGAAAATATGTATTTTTCTTGGATGAATGACATTCAAGATTGGTGTATTTCTCGTCAATTATGGTGGGGGCATCGAATTCCTGCTTGGTATGATAACCAAGGTAATGTTTATGTAGGACGTAACGAAGCAGAAGTACGACGCGAGAATAACCTAGCTGACGACATAGAATTATCACAAGATGAAGATGTACTTGATACTTGGTTCTCATCTGCACTATGGACATTTTCAACCTTAGGTTGGCCAGAAAATACCGATGATTTAGCGACCTTTCATCCAACTAATGTATTAGTAACAGGGTTTGATATTATTTTCTTCTGGGTAGCCAGAATGATTATGATGACGATGCACTTTATCAAAGATGAGCATGGTAAACCACAAGTACCATTTAAAACTGTATATGTTACAGGGTTAATTCGTGATGAAGAAGGGCAAAAAATGTCTAAATCTAAAGGTAACGTAATTGATCCTTTAGATATGATTGATGGTATTTCATTAGCCGATCTGTTAAAAAAACGTACTGGCAATATGATGCAACCACAGTTGGCTGAAAAAATTGCTAAACGGACTGAAAAGCAATTTCCAAATGGTATTGAAGCCCACGGTACAGATGCACTACGCTTTACTTTAGCAGCACTGGCTTCAACTGGGCGTGATATTAACTGGGATTTAAAACGCTTAGAAGGTTATCGTAACTTCTGTAACAAATTATGGAATGCCAGCCGTTACGTATTAATGAATACTGAAGAACATGATTGTGGTTTTAAAGGCGGGGATTTAGATTATTCACTATCAGACAAATGGATCTTAGCAGAATTTAACCAAACCGTTAAAGCTTATCGTGAAGCATTTGACACTTATCGCTTCGATTTAGCTGCTAATATTTTATATGAGTTTACTTGGAATCAATTCTGTGACTGGTATTTAGAACTTACTAAGTCAGTATTAGCTAATGGCGAACAATCTGCACAACGTGCTGCTCGTCATACGTTGGTGACCGTTCTGGAAGCGTTATTGCGCCTTGCACATCCAATTATTCCGTTTATCACTGAAGCAATTTGGCAAAATGTGAAAGGGCTAATGCATATTAAAGCTGACACAATTATGCTACAGCCAATGCCAGCATTTGATGAAAAATATATTAATGAAGAAGCGGTTGCTGATATTAATTGGATTAAAGATGCTGTTATTGCTGTGCGTAATATCCGTGCTGAAATGAACATTGCACCGAGTAAGCCATTACAATTATTGATTCGCCAAGCTTCACCGACAGTTCATCGTGTTGTAAGTGATAATATTACTTTTATTAAAACGTTGGCTAGACTTTCTGAAATTGTCTTGCTTGATGAAGGTGAAAATGGTCCGTTGTCTGTAACTAAATTGGTTGATGGGGCAGAGCTACTTATACCAATGGCGGGATTAATTAATAAAGAAGATGAATTAGCTCGTCTTGAAAAAGAGATTGCTCGCATTGAGGGAGAAATAGCCCGTATTGCAAATAAATTATCAAACGCTAGTTTTGTTGACAAAGCACCTGCTGCGGTGGTTGCTAAAGAAAAGGAAAAACAGCAAGGTTACATTGATGATAAAGCAAAACTGCAAGAGCAGTATGTAGCAATTAAGAATCTATAA